Proteins encoded within one genomic window of Balaenoptera ricei isolate mBalRic1 chromosome 10, mBalRic1.hap2, whole genome shotgun sequence:
- the TMEM184B gene encoding transmembrane protein 184B isoform X2, whose product MTVRGAALAPDPVSPTTAAASPSVSVMPEGSPTAMEQPVFLMTTAAQAISGFFVWTALLITCHQIYMHLRCYSCPNEQRYIVRILFIVPIYAFDSWLSLLFFTNDQYYVYFGTVRDCYEALVIYNFLSLCYEYLGGESSIMSEIRGKPIESSCMYGTCCLWGKTYSIGFLRFCKQATLQFCVVKPLMAVSTVVLQAFGKYRDGDFDVTSGYLYVTIIYNISVSLALYALFLFYFATRELLSPYSPVLKFFMVKSVIFLSFWQGMLLAILEKCGAIPKIHSARVSVGEGTVAAGYQDFIICVEMFFAALALRHAFTYKVYADKRLDAQGRCAPMKSISSSLKETMNPHDIVQDAIHNFSPAYQQYTQQSTLEPGPTWRGGAHGLSRSHSLTGARDNEKTLLLSSDDEF is encoded by the exons ATGACTGTGAGGGGGGCCGCACTGGCCCCAGATCCAGTGTCGCCCACAACAGCAGCAGCCTCGCCCAGTGTCTCCGTGATGCCCGAAGGCAGCCCCACGGCCATGGAGCAGCCCGTGTTCCTGATGACAACCGCAGCTCAGGCCATCTCTGGCTTCTTCGTTTGGACGGCCCTGCTCATCACCTGCCACCAG ATCTACATGCACCTGCGCTGCTATAGCTGCCCCAACGAGCAGCGCTACATCGTCCGCATCCTCTTCATCGTGCCCATCTACGCCTTCGACTCCTGGCTCAGCCTCCTCTTCTTCACCAACGACCAGTACTACGTGTACTTCGGCACCGTGCGCGACTGCTACGAGG CCTTGGTCATCTATAATTTCCTGAGCCTGTGCTATGAATACCTTGGGGGGGAAAGTTCCATCATGTCAGAGATCAGAGGGAAGCCCATCGA GTCCAGCTGTATGTATGGCACATGCTGCCTCTGGGGAAAGACTTACTCCATCGGATTTCTGCGGTTCTGCAAGCAG GCCACCCTGCAGTTCTGCGTGGTGAAGCCGCTCATGGCTGTCAGCACCGTGGTCCTCCAGGCCTTCGGCAAGTACCGAGACGGTGACTTTGA CGTCACCAGTGGCTACCTCTACGTGACCATCATCTACAACATCTCCGTCAGCCTGGCCCTCTATGCCCTCTTCCTCTTCTACTTTGCCACCCGGGAGCTGCTCAGCCCTTACAGCCCCGTCCTCAAGTTCTTCATGGTCAAGTCTGtcatcttcctctccttctggcaAG GCATGCTCCTGGCCATCCTGGAGAAGTGCGGGGCCATCCCCAAGATCCACTCGGCCCGCGTGTCGGTGGGTGAGGGCACCGTGGCTGCTGGCTACCAGGACTTCATCATCTGTGTGGAGATGTTCTTTGCAGCTCTGGCCCTGCGGCACGCCTTCACCTACAAGGTCTATGCTGACAAGAGGCTGGACGCACAAG GCCGCTGCGCCCCCATGAAGAGCATCTCCAGCAGCCTCAAGGAGACCATGAACCCGCACGACATCGTGCAGGACGCCATCCACAACTTCTCGCCCGCCTACCAGCAGTACACGCAGCAGTCCACCCTGGAGCCCGGGCCCACCTGGCGCGGGGGTGCCCACGGCCTCTCGCGCTCCCACAGCCTCACTGGCGCCCGGGACAACGAGAAGACTCTGCTGCTGAGCTCTGATGACGAGTTCTAG
- the TMEM184B gene encoding transmembrane protein 184B isoform X1: MTVRGAALAPDPVSPTTAAASPSVSVMPEGSPTAMEQPVFLMTTAAQAISGFFVWTALLITCHQIYMHLRCYSCPNEQRYIVRILFIVPIYAFDSWLSLLFFTNDQYYVYFGTVRDCYEALVIYNFLSLCYEYLGGESSIMSEIRGKPIESSCMYGTCCLWGKTYSIGFLRFCKQATLQFCVVKPLMAVSTVVLQAFGKYRDGDFDVTSGYLYVTIIYNISVSLALYALFLFYFATRELLSPYSPVLKFFMVKSVIFLSFWQGMLLAILEKCGAIPKIHSARVSVGEGTVAAGYQDFIICVEMFFAALALRHAFTYKVYADKRLDAQVPTYGPYGRCAPMKSISSSLKETMNPHDIVQDAIHNFSPAYQQYTQQSTLEPGPTWRGGAHGLSRSHSLTGARDNEKTLLLSSDDEF; encoded by the exons ATGACTGTGAGGGGGGCCGCACTGGCCCCAGATCCAGTGTCGCCCACAACAGCAGCAGCCTCGCCCAGTGTCTCCGTGATGCCCGAAGGCAGCCCCACGGCCATGGAGCAGCCCGTGTTCCTGATGACAACCGCAGCTCAGGCCATCTCTGGCTTCTTCGTTTGGACGGCCCTGCTCATCACCTGCCACCAG ATCTACATGCACCTGCGCTGCTATAGCTGCCCCAACGAGCAGCGCTACATCGTCCGCATCCTCTTCATCGTGCCCATCTACGCCTTCGACTCCTGGCTCAGCCTCCTCTTCTTCACCAACGACCAGTACTACGTGTACTTCGGCACCGTGCGCGACTGCTACGAGG CCTTGGTCATCTATAATTTCCTGAGCCTGTGCTATGAATACCTTGGGGGGGAAAGTTCCATCATGTCAGAGATCAGAGGGAAGCCCATCGA GTCCAGCTGTATGTATGGCACATGCTGCCTCTGGGGAAAGACTTACTCCATCGGATTTCTGCGGTTCTGCAAGCAG GCCACCCTGCAGTTCTGCGTGGTGAAGCCGCTCATGGCTGTCAGCACCGTGGTCCTCCAGGCCTTCGGCAAGTACCGAGACGGTGACTTTGA CGTCACCAGTGGCTACCTCTACGTGACCATCATCTACAACATCTCCGTCAGCCTGGCCCTCTATGCCCTCTTCCTCTTCTACTTTGCCACCCGGGAGCTGCTCAGCCCTTACAGCCCCGTCCTCAAGTTCTTCATGGTCAAGTCTGtcatcttcctctccttctggcaAG GCATGCTCCTGGCCATCCTGGAGAAGTGCGGGGCCATCCCCAAGATCCACTCGGCCCGCGTGTCGGTGGGTGAGGGCACCGTGGCTGCTGGCTACCAGGACTTCATCATCTGTGTGGAGATGTTCTTTGCAGCTCTGGCCCTGCGGCACGCCTTCACCTACAAGGTCTATGCTGACAAGAGGCTGGACGCACAAG TGCCGACATACGGCCCTTACG GCCGCTGCGCCCCCATGAAGAGCATCTCCAGCAGCCTCAAGGAGACCATGAACCCGCACGACATCGTGCAGGACGCCATCCACAACTTCTCGCCCGCCTACCAGCAGTACACGCAGCAGTCCACCCTGGAGCCCGGGCCCACCTGGCGCGGGGGTGCCCACGGCCTCTCGCGCTCCCACAGCCTCACTGGCGCCCGGGACAACGAGAAGACTCTGCTGCTGAGCTCTGATGACGAGTTCTAG
- the TMEM184B gene encoding transmembrane protein 184B isoform X3 — MHLRCYSCPNEQRYIVRILFIVPIYAFDSWLSLLFFTNDQYYVYFGTVRDCYEALVIYNFLSLCYEYLGGESSIMSEIRGKPIESSCMYGTCCLWGKTYSIGFLRFCKQATLQFCVVKPLMAVSTVVLQAFGKYRDGDFDVTSGYLYVTIIYNISVSLALYALFLFYFATRELLSPYSPVLKFFMVKSVIFLSFWQGMLLAILEKCGAIPKIHSARVSVGEGTVAAGYQDFIICVEMFFAALALRHAFTYKVYADKRLDAQVPTYGPYGRCAPMKSISSSLKETMNPHDIVQDAIHNFSPAYQQYTQQSTLEPGPTWRGGAHGLSRSHSLTGARDNEKTLLLSSDDEF; from the exons ATGCACCTGCGCTGCTATAGCTGCCCCAACGAGCAGCGCTACATCGTCCGCATCCTCTTCATCGTGCCCATCTACGCCTTCGACTCCTGGCTCAGCCTCCTCTTCTTCACCAACGACCAGTACTACGTGTACTTCGGCACCGTGCGCGACTGCTACGAGG CCTTGGTCATCTATAATTTCCTGAGCCTGTGCTATGAATACCTTGGGGGGGAAAGTTCCATCATGTCAGAGATCAGAGGGAAGCCCATCGA GTCCAGCTGTATGTATGGCACATGCTGCCTCTGGGGAAAGACTTACTCCATCGGATTTCTGCGGTTCTGCAAGCAG GCCACCCTGCAGTTCTGCGTGGTGAAGCCGCTCATGGCTGTCAGCACCGTGGTCCTCCAGGCCTTCGGCAAGTACCGAGACGGTGACTTTGA CGTCACCAGTGGCTACCTCTACGTGACCATCATCTACAACATCTCCGTCAGCCTGGCCCTCTATGCCCTCTTCCTCTTCTACTTTGCCACCCGGGAGCTGCTCAGCCCTTACAGCCCCGTCCTCAAGTTCTTCATGGTCAAGTCTGtcatcttcctctccttctggcaAG GCATGCTCCTGGCCATCCTGGAGAAGTGCGGGGCCATCCCCAAGATCCACTCGGCCCGCGTGTCGGTGGGTGAGGGCACCGTGGCTGCTGGCTACCAGGACTTCATCATCTGTGTGGAGATGTTCTTTGCAGCTCTGGCCCTGCGGCACGCCTTCACCTACAAGGTCTATGCTGACAAGAGGCTGGACGCACAAG TGCCGACATACGGCCCTTACG GCCGCTGCGCCCCCATGAAGAGCATCTCCAGCAGCCTCAAGGAGACCATGAACCCGCACGACATCGTGCAGGACGCCATCCACAACTTCTCGCCCGCCTACCAGCAGTACACGCAGCAGTCCACCCTGGAGCCCGGGCCCACCTGGCGCGGGGGTGCCCACGGCCTCTCGCGCTCCCACAGCCTCACTGGCGCCCGGGACAACGAGAAGACTCTGCTGCTGAGCTCTGATGACGAGTTCTAG